In one window of Fusobacteria bacterium ZRK30 DNA:
- a CDS encoding fumarate hydratase gives MKNLDLNKVTNAVEKMCMEANFYLGSDVLNNLKKIAETEDSPVGKNILKQIVTNHEIAQENEVPMCQDTGIVVVFLEIGTEVYMDGDIYEAVNEGIRRGYEKGFLRKSVVKDPLDRVNTKDNTPGIIHTKLVPGSDKVKIIVAPKGGGSENMSAIRMLKPADGIEGIKEFVVETIKKAGGNPCPPIIVGVGIGGSFEKAALLAKESLMRDVNDSSSNPINAKLEDELLELVNKTGVGPMGLGGRNTALSVKVETYPCHIASLPVAINLNCHAARHKEIIL, from the coding sequence ATGAAAAATTTAGATTTAAATAAAGTGACGAATGCTGTAGAGAAAATGTGTATGGAAGCAAATTTTTACCTGGGTTCAGATGTTTTAAATAATTTAAAAAAAATTGCTGAAACTGAAGATTCTCCTGTAGGGAAAAATATATTAAAGCAAATAGTAACTAATCATGAAATTGCTCAGGAAAATGAAGTGCCTATGTGTCAGGATACTGGAATAGTAGTAGTATTTTTAGAGATTGGTACAGAGGTTTATATGGATGGAGATATCTATGAAGCTGTAAACGAAGGGATCAGAAGAGGTTATGAAAAAGGATTCTTGAGAAAATCAGTTGTAAAAGATCCATTGGACAGAGTAAATACAAAGGATAATACACCTGGAATCATCCATACTAAGTTAGTACCTGGAAGCGATAAAGTGAAAATTATCGTAGCTCCAAAGGGTGGCGGAAGTGAAAACATGAGTGCTATAAGAATGTTAAAGCCAGCTGACGGTATTGAAGGAATTAAGGAATTTGTTGTAGAAACAATTAAAAAAGCTGGTGGGAATCCATGTCCTCCAATCATTGTAGGTGTAGGAATCGGAGGTTCTTTTGAAAAAGCTGCATTATTAGCTAAAGAATCTTTAATGAGAGATGTAAATGACAGCAGTTCTAATCCTATAAATGCTAAATTAGAAGATGAATTATTGGAGTTAGTAAATAAAACAGGAGTAGGACCTATGGGGTTAGGTGGAAGAAATACAGCACTATCAGTAAAGGTAGAAACTTATCCTTGTCATATTGCGTCATTACCAGTTGCTATTAACTTAAACTGTCATGCTGCTAGACATAAAGAAATAATCTTATAA
- a CDS encoding Fe-S-containing hydro-lyase: protein MKLTTPLKDSDVEKLKTGDTVLISGTIYTARDAAHARLVKLLDEGKELPFDPKGQIIYYVGPTPAKPGNAIGSAGPTTSYRMDPYAPRLIEVGLKGMIGKGARSDEVKGYIKKHKAVYFAAVGGAAALIAKSIQKAEVIAYDDLGAEAIRKMEVVDFPAIVINDIYGNDLYEMGQKEFNRED from the coding sequence ATGAAATTAACAACACCATTAAAAGATAGTGATGTAGAAAAATTAAAAACAGGAGATACAGTGCTGATCTCTGGAACTATATATACAGCAAGGGATGCAGCTCATGCAAGATTAGTTAAATTATTAGACGAGGGAAAGGAATTACCATTTGATCCAAAAGGACAAATAATTTATTATGTAGGACCAACTCCTGCTAAGCCGGGAAATGCAATTGGAAGTGCAGGACCGACAACTTCTTATAGAATGGATCCATATGCACCAAGATTAATCGAAGTTGGATTAAAAGGAATGATTGGAAAGGGTGCTAGAAGTGATGAAGTAAAGGGATATATAAAAAAACATAAAGCTGTATATTTCGCAGCAGTAGGTGGAGCAGCAGCTCTTATAGCAAAGTCTATTCAAAAAGCTGAAGTTATTGCATATGATGATTTAGGAGCAGAAGCTATCAGAAAGATGGAAGTAGTAGATTTTCCTGCTATCGTTATAAATGACATCTATGGAAATGATCTTTATGAGATGGGTCAAAAAGAATTTAATCGTGAAGATTAA
- a CDS encoding MurR/RpiR family transcriptional regulator, protein MKKNKFNLEDKIQNMVSNLPPKQRKLAGYILKNLKPCAFMTSTALGIAAGVSESTVIRFASYMGYKGYPDFQQELRESLKNELSALDKFSIEKVEDTSTVYQDIFESEVGIINRTLKELSSETFNNAVEALYDKESILTVGFKGSYCLSSYAGYNLSKIHAKVQIIDEWNERWFNYLNDLSDNTAAILFGFPRYPQNVVTIAETLKKRKVSLIVVTDSVVSPLAEYADFLFIIPVKKAFFVDHLSAVMCLINALIFSLSYKDKDKTEKYLKRFEKFANENNFFVKSD, encoded by the coding sequence ATGAAAAAAAATAAGTTTAATTTAGAAGATAAAATTCAAAATATGGTATCAAATCTTCCACCAAAACAGAGGAAGCTGGCAGGGTATATTTTGAAGAATCTGAAGCCATGTGCCTTCATGACTTCTACAGCTCTAGGTATAGCCGCAGGAGTAAGTGAATCCACAGTAATAAGGTTTGCTTCATATATGGGATATAAAGGGTACCCTGATTTTCAACAGGAGCTGAGAGAATCTCTGAAAAATGAATTGTCTGCCTTGGATAAGTTTTCCATAGAAAAAGTTGAAGATACTTCTACTGTCTACCAGGACATCTTTGAATCAGAAGTAGGAATAATCAACAGGACACTAAAGGAGTTATCTTCTGAAACTTTTAATAATGCAGTGGAAGCCCTTTATGATAAAGAAAGTATACTCACAGTAGGATTTAAGGGGTCATATTGCCTTTCTAGCTATGCAGGATATAACCTCAGTAAGATTCATGCTAAGGTGCAGATTATAGATGAATGGAATGAGAGGTGGTTTAATTATTTAAACGATCTCAGTGACAATACTGCAGCTATACTCTTTGGATTCCCAAGGTATCCCCAGAATGTAGTGACAATAGCAGAAACTTTAAAAAAAAGGAAAGTATCGCTCATAGTTGTCACAGACAGCGTCGTATCGCCTCTAGCAGAATATGCAGATTTTTTATTTATTATCCCTGTAAAAAAGGCCTTCTTTGTAGATCATCTTTCTGCAGTGATGTGTCTTATCAACGCTCTAATCTTTTCCCTTTCTTATAAAGATAAAGACAAGACGGAAAAGTACCTTAAAAGGTTTGAAAAGTTTGCAAATGAAAATAATTTCTTTGTTAAAAGTGATTAA
- a CDS encoding NADP-dependent malic enzyme, giving the protein MSVYEESLKLHIENKGKIEVISKVSVKNGDDLSLAYSPGVAEPCKKIAENKSDVYKYTSKGNMVAVITDGTAVLGLGDIGPEAALPVMEGKAILFKEFGGVDAFPICLDTTDTEEIIKTCKLLAPTFGGINLEDIAAPKCVEIERRLIEELDIPVFHDDQHGTAIVTTAAVINSAKLLGKNISDLKVSMIGTGSAGSSIARMLKGLGVKSLYAYNSKGVVMQDKYDKYRFLVKELLDQNIIDTPENLEEDTVAGMIKGTDVFVGVSAAGMVTKDMVRTMNADPIILAMANPTPEIMPEDALEAGAAVVGTGRSDYPNQVNNVLAFPGLFKGALEAGATVINDEMKIAAAYGIANVLKEEELRADYIIPSPFDERVASVVAETVKKIAIENNLVRK; this is encoded by the coding sequence ATGTCAGTATATGAAGAATCGTTAAAATTGCACATCGAAAACAAGGGTAAGATTGAAGTTATTTCAAAGGTAAGTGTTAAAAATGGAGATGATTTAAGTTTAGCTTATTCACCAGGTGTAGCAGAACCTTGTAAGAAGATAGCAGAAAATAAAAGTGATGTTTATAAGTATACATCTAAAGGAAATATGGTTGCAGTAATCACTGACGGTACAGCAGTATTAGGATTAGGAGATATCGGTCCTGAAGCAGCACTGCCTGTAATGGAAGGAAAAGCAATTTTATTCAAAGAATTCGGAGGAGTAGATGCATTTCCTATCTGTTTAGATACTACAGATACTGAAGAAATCATCAAAACTTGTAAGTTATTAGCACCTACTTTTGGTGGAATAAACTTAGAGGATATAGCAGCACCTAAATGTGTTGAAATTGAAAGAAGATTAATCGAAGAGCTAGATATTCCTGTATTCCATGATGATCAGCATGGTACAGCAATAGTTACTACAGCAGCAGTAATAAACTCAGCTAAATTATTAGGAAAGAATATCTCTGACCTAAAAGTTTCTATGATAGGAACTGGTTCTGCGGGATCATCTATCGCCAGAATGCTTAAGGGATTAGGAGTTAAATCATTATATGCTTATAACTCAAAGGGTGTTGTAATGCAGGATAAATATGACAAATATAGATTCTTAGTAAAGGAACTATTGGATCAAAATATCATTGATACACCAGAAAATTTAGAGGAAGATACAGTTGCCGGGATGATTAAGGGAACAGATGTATTTGTAGGAGTATCTGCAGCAGGAATGGTAACTAAAGATATGGTTAGAACAATGAATGCAGATCCTATTATCTTAGCTATGGCAAACCCTACACCTGAGATCATGCCTGAAGATGCATTAGAAGCTGGAGCAGCAGTAGTAGGAACAGGAAGATCGGATTACCCTAACCAAGTAAACAATGTATTGGCATTCCCAGGATTGTTCAAAGGGGCATTAGAAGCTGGAGCTACAGTAATTAACGATGAGATGAAGATAGCAGCTGCCTACGGTATTGCTAACGTATTAAAGGAAGAGGAATTAAGAGCAGATTACATTATTCCTAGTCCATTTGATGAAAGAGTAGCATCAGTAGTAGCTGAAACTGTTAAAAAGATCGCTATAGAGAACAACTTAGTTAGAAAATAA
- a CDS encoding aspartate ammonia-lyase, with protein sequence MIKFRTEGDSLGTMEVPANAYYGIQSLRGRNNFGITGYKLSSTFIKSMAMVKKATSLMNLEAGVIEKDVAEAMIQASEEIIDGKFHDQFITDVIQGGAGTSMNMNINEVIANRANELMGGKLGKYEFVTPNDHANYGQSTNDVIPTSGKLTVIQLCESLLSELEALKESLYEKGAEFDHVIKMGRTHLQDAIPIRLGQEFKAYARPIRRDIKRIKETLEDFYFVNMGATAVGTGLNADTTYVKDIAAKLGEVTGMDFKQSTDLVDGTRNLDGFVWLSSALKVCAVNLSKMSNDLRLMASGPRAGFFEINLPMRQPGSSIMPGKVNPVIPEVMSQVSFQIFGNDLTITKAAEAGQLELNVFEPVLFFNLFQSIQILKNGAQTLNYNCIKGITPNADRTEEMVQSSIGIITAINPHVGYKNASEVAKESLKTGRTVRELTVEKGLLTNEELDVILDVYNMTNPGISGKELLKKKNK encoded by the coding sequence ATGATTAAATTTAGGACTGAAGGAGACTCATTGGGAACAATGGAAGTCCCTGCAAATGCATATTATGGAATCCAATCACTCAGAGGGAGAAATAACTTTGGTATCACAGGATATAAATTATCATCTACATTTATAAAATCAATGGCAATGGTAAAGAAAGCTACATCACTTATGAACTTAGAAGCTGGAGTAATAGAGAAAGATGTTGCTGAAGCGATGATTCAAGCTAGTGAAGAGATCATAGATGGTAAATTCCATGATCAATTTATTACAGATGTAATTCAAGGTGGAGCAGGAACTTCTATGAATATGAATATCAATGAAGTTATTGCTAATAGAGCCAATGAACTTATGGGTGGAAAATTAGGAAAATATGAATTTGTTACTCCTAATGATCATGCTAATTACGGGCAATCAACAAATGATGTAATTCCTACAAGTGGAAAATTAACTGTAATTCAATTATGTGAATCATTATTAAGTGAATTAGAAGCTTTAAAAGAATCTTTATATGAAAAAGGTGCTGAATTTGATCATGTTATCAAGATGGGAAGAACTCATCTTCAAGACGCCATCCCTATTAGATTGGGACAAGAATTCAAAGCTTATGCCAGACCGATAAGAAGAGACATAAAAAGAATAAAAGAAACGTTAGAAGATTTTTACTTTGTTAATATGGGAGCTACAGCAGTAGGAACTGGATTAAATGCAGATACTACATATGTAAAAGATATCGCTGCTAAATTAGGTGAAGTAACGGGGATGGACTTTAAGCAGAGTACAGACCTTGTAGATGGGACTAGAAACTTAGATGGTTTTGTATGGTTATCATCGGCATTAAAAGTGTGTGCTGTAAACTTATCTAAGATGTCAAATGACCTTAGATTGATGGCATCTGGACCTAGAGCTGGATTCTTTGAAATCAACTTACCTATGAGACAACCAGGATCATCTATCATGCCAGGAAAAGTAAATCCAGTTATTCCCGAAGTAATGAGTCAAGTTTCATTCCAAATATTTGGAAATGATCTTACAATAACTAAGGCTGCAGAAGCAGGACAATTGGAATTAAATGTATTTGAACCAGTGTTGTTCTTTAACTTATTCCAATCTATTCAAATCTTAAAAAATGGTGCTCAAACATTGAACTACAACTGTATCAAGGGAATCACTCCTAATGCAGATAGAACTGAAGAGATGGTTCAAAGTTCAATTGGAATCATCACTGCTATTAATCCTCATGTAGGGTATAAAAATGCATCTGAGGTTGCTAAAGAGTCATTAAAAACAGGTAGAACAGTAAGAGAACTTACAGTAGAAAAAGGATTATTAACTAATGAGGAATTAGACGTTATATTAGATGTATATAATATGACTAATCCTGGAATCTCTGGAAAAGAATTATTGAAAAAAAAGAATAAATAG
- a CDS encoding DUF1499 domain-containing protein — MKYILTISLLLLVGCTSATKKEIGITEGKFYPCPTTPNCVSSMAPKEDSHYIEPIVYNNITRDLAVEKITVILKGLKNTTIVEKSDEYIHVEVRSSFFKFVDDVEFYFPEGKNIIHIRSLARTGYSDFGVNRKRMEKIRVRFYE; from the coding sequence ATGAAATATATATTGACAATATCACTGCTATTACTTGTAGGATGTACTTCTGCTACAAAAAAAGAAATAGGAATAACAGAAGGAAAATTTTACCCGTGTCCAACCACTCCAAACTGTGTGTCCTCTATGGCCCCTAAGGAGGACTCCCACTACATAGAGCCTATTGTTTATAATAATATTACAAGAGACCTTGCTGTAGAAAAGATCACTGTAATTTTAAAGGGATTAAAAAATACCACTATTGTAGAAAAAAGTGATGAATATATCCATGTAGAGGTAAGATCATCATTTTTTAAATTTGTAGATGATGTGGAATTTTACTTTCCTGAGGGCAAAAATATTATCCATATCAGATCTTTAGCTAGAACTGGATATAGTGATTTTGGGGTAAACAGAAAAAGAATGGAAAAAATAAGAGTGCGATTCTATGAATAG
- the cls gene encoding cardiolipin synthase → MNSILTGVYILNIIFIIIIIFFEKKKNTSTIIWILILSLTHIFGFILYLFFGLSLRKRRFTRKYYKKFSFDKKKFKQDIVSDTSSHPQNNLIQLFNVKNHAYLRTKNDIKLYNHGENLFKDLKESISSAERYIHMEYYIFENDDIGNEIMDLLINKAEKGVEVKLIYDGMGCIHVSNSFFQRLQDAGGEVLNFFPPLFSRFGLRANYRTHKKIVLVDGKCGFLGGMNIGDEYLGENKKIGYWRDTHLRIKGSGVLGLEKEFLINLDFMREQKSFFKRRKKKLNYSIDDYLHFEKSSGHSDLQIVSSGPDYEEPFIKNGIFKMITGAKKNIYIQTPYFIPDEAILNALKIAVMGGIEVNIMIPSKPDHIFVYWATLSYIGDLVKLGAKCYTYDNGFLHSKVVIVDDEICTIGSTNMDIRSFLLNFEINVFIYDPEIALQLKEAFLEDIESSTLITSKKYKNRNFVIRFKESVSKLLSPIM, encoded by the coding sequence ATGAATAGTATTTTGACAGGGGTTTATATATTAAATATTATCTTTATTATCATCATTATATTCTTTGAAAAAAAAAAAAATACAAGTACTATAATATGGATTCTTATCCTTAGCTTAACTCATATATTTGGTTTTATTCTCTATCTTTTTTTTGGATTAAGTCTAAGAAAAAGAAGGTTTACCCGTAAATATTATAAAAAATTTTCATTTGATAAGAAGAAATTTAAACAGGACATAGTGAGTGATACAAGCTCCCACCCGCAGAACAACCTGATTCAGTTATTTAATGTAAAGAATCATGCCTATTTAAGAACCAAAAATGATATTAAATTATATAATCATGGGGAGAACCTCTTTAAGGATCTCAAAGAATCGATCAGTTCTGCTGAAAGATATATTCATATGGAATACTATATCTTTGAAAATGATGATATAGGTAATGAAATTATGGATCTGCTGATAAACAAAGCTGAAAAAGGAGTAGAGGTAAAGCTGATCTATGATGGTATGGGTTGTATTCACGTATCCAATAGTTTTTTTCAAAGACTTCAGGATGCAGGGGGGGAGGTACTTAACTTTTTTCCTCCGTTATTTTCCCGATTTGGTCTGAGAGCTAACTATAGAACTCATAAAAAAATAGTTTTGGTTGATGGGAAGTGCGGTTTTTTAGGTGGTATGAATATAGGTGATGAATATTTAGGGGAAAATAAAAAAATTGGTTATTGGAGGGATACCCACCTCCGGATAAAGGGATCTGGGGTTTTAGGATTAGAAAAAGAATTTTTAATAAACCTGGATTTTATGAGGGAACAAAAATCATTTTTTAAGAGAAGGAAGAAGAAATTAAATTATTCCATAGATGATTACCTCCACTTTGAAAAAAGCAGTGGCCATAGTGATCTACAGATAGTCAGCAGCGGTCCGGACTATGAAGAGCCATTTATAAAAAATGGTATCTTTAAGATGATTACAGGGGCAAAAAAAAATATCTATATACAGACACCGTATTTTATCCCCGATGAGGCTATCTTAAATGCCTTAAAAATTGCTGTTATGGGTGGGATAGAAGTAAATATTATGATTCCCTCTAAACCTGACCATATTTTTGTCTACTGGGCAACCCTCTCCTATATTGGAGATCTGGTTAAGTTAGGAGCTAAGTGCTACACCTATGACAATGGATTTTTACACTCCAAAGTTGTGATAGTTGATGATGAAATTTGTACTATCGGATCTACTAATATGGATATCAGGAGTTTTTTATTGAATTTTGAGATAAATGTTTTTATCTATGATCCTGAGATAGCACTTCAATTGAAGGAGGCTTTTTTAGAGGATATCGAGAGCTCTACCCTGATTACTTCTAAAAAATATAAAAATAGAAATTTCGTAATCCGGTTTAAAGAATCGGTTTCAAAACTTCTTTCGCCAATAATGTAA
- a CDS encoding 1-acyl-sn-glycerol-3-phosphate acyltransferase: protein MTLLRVTLFGFLYFLKLNIFKLSKVKKIDVEKDRVFYARDLFRGFGRGIIERTNSNVEVIYEDEEEFKSLSMDEPMVLISNHQSNIDIPAIQGYFPFVPGFMAKKEMETWMFFKTWIPITNSIFIDRKNPREGIKAIRKSVKFIKDGYPMLVFPEGTRSDTGEIGEFKNGGFKVAIDSKAKIIPITLKGTYDIQNKKSVKMFKNKSVKLIIGKVVDTKDYDKEGLKNIHNVVKEIIVNNYNR from the coding sequence ATGACATTATTAAGAGTAACATTATTTGGATTTTTATACTTTTTAAAACTGAACATATTTAAACTGTCTAAGGTGAAAAAAATAGATGTTGAAAAAGATCGTGTTTTTTATGCTAGAGATCTATTTAGAGGATTTGGAAGGGGAATTATTGAGAGAACTAATTCTAACGTAGAAGTCATCTATGAAGATGAGGAGGAGTTTAAGAGCCTTTCTATGGATGAACCTATGGTTTTAATATCCAACCATCAAAGTAATATAGATATTCCTGCTATTCAAGGATATTTTCCTTTTGTACCTGGATTTATGGCTAAAAAAGAGATGGAAACCTGGATGTTTTTTAAAACCTGGATACCGATTACTAACTCTATATTTATAGATAGAAAAAATCCCAGAGAAGGGATAAAAGCTATAAGAAAATCTGTGAAATTTATCAAAGATGGTTACCCTATGCTGGTTTTTCCAGAAGGAACCAGATCTGATACTGGAGAGATAGGAGAGTTTAAAAATGGTGGATTTAAGGTTGCCATTGATTCTAAGGCAAAAATTATACCAATCACATTAAAGGGTACCTATGACATTCAAAATAAAAAGAGTGTTAAGATGTTTAAAAATAAAAGTGTAAAGTTGATCATTGGGAAGGTAGTGGATACCAAAGATTATGATAAGGAAGGTTTAAAGAATATTCATAATGTAGTTAAGGAAATAATCGTAAATAACTACAATAGATAA
- a CDS encoding SulP family inorganic anion transporter — MISIIRNINLKNEVLAGITVALALVPEVIAFAFVAGIDPLIGLHASVIIGLCASIFGGRPGMISGAAGSVAVVFVALVARHGVEYLFATVVLMGLIQILTGVFKLGKFARMIPHPVILGFVNGLAIVIFLAQLNQFKVDGKLMQGAQLYVMVALVLLTMAIVHFLPKFTKAIPASLVGIVVTTGLAMWLNKIGIHMPNVKEFAKGGISGGLPQFHIPNLPINLETLEIIVPFAVTAALVGLIESLLTLSLVDDLTDTRGQGNRECIGQGIGNLLNGFMGGTGGCAMIGQSIVNITSNGRGRLSGIATALSLLSFVLFGSKIIEIIPLAALVGVMFMVVIETFAWDSLKLRKKVPTKDIVIILIVAIITVLHDLALAVIIGVIISALIFAWEKGKKIGARTEVREDGAKVYRLDGPLFFGSAVSFKEIFTPKEDPKEVYIDFANSHISDHSAIEAINAITEKYSELGKKIHLKHLSPDCLVLLKNAEEIIEVNVLEDPQYHVADDSLA; from the coding sequence ATGATATCAATAATTCGTAATATAAACCTCAAGAATGAAGTTCTTGCAGGTATTACAGTAGCTTTAGCTTTAGTTCCAGAAGTTATAGCTTTTGCCTTTGTAGCCGGAATCGACCCATTAATAGGTCTTCATGCATCGGTTATCATCGGTCTTTGTGCTTCAATATTTGGGGGACGTCCTGGGATGATCTCTGGAGCAGCCGGAAGTGTGGCGGTAGTTTTTGTAGCTTTAGTTGCCAGACATGGGGTAGAATATCTATTTGCCACAGTGGTATTGATGGGTTTAATACAAATACTGACAGGTGTATTTAAATTAGGGAAATTTGCACGTATGATTCCCCATCCGGTAATTTTAGGGTTTGTAAATGGTTTAGCTATCGTGATCTTCTTAGCTCAATTAAATCAATTCAAAGTTGATGGGAAATTGATGCAAGGGGCACAGCTATATGTAATGGTAGCTTTAGTATTGTTAACTATGGCAATAGTTCATTTTTTACCAAAATTTACAAAAGCTATACCGGCATCTCTTGTAGGAATAGTAGTAACAACTGGTTTAGCTATGTGGTTAAATAAAATAGGAATTCATATGCCTAATGTTAAAGAATTTGCTAAAGGTGGAATATCTGGCGGGTTACCGCAATTTCATATTCCTAACCTGCCAATCAACCTTGAAACTCTAGAGATCATAGTTCCGTTTGCAGTAACAGCTGCATTGGTTGGACTTATTGAATCACTGTTGACACTTTCACTGGTTGATGACCTTACAGATACCAGAGGACAGGGGAACCGTGAATGTATTGGACAGGGAATAGGAAATCTCCTCAATGGATTTATGGGTGGTACCGGTGGTTGTGCTATGATCGGTCAGTCAATTGTTAATATTACCAGTAATGGTAGAGGGAGACTTTCAGGGATTGCCACAGCGTTATCACTTTTATCATTTGTTTTATTTGGTTCTAAGATAATCGAAATTATTCCACTAGCAGCCCTTGTAGGAGTAATGTTCATGGTAGTTATAGAAACTTTTGCCTGGGATAGTTTAAAGTTAAGAAAAAAAGTTCCCACAAAAGATATCGTTATAATATTGATCGTTGCAATTATTACAGTTTTACATGACCTGGCTCTTGCAGTAATTATCGGTGTTATCATATCAGCATTAATTTTTGCCTGGGAAAAAGGTAAAAAAATTGGTGCCAGAACTGAAGTTAGAGAAGATGGTGCAAAAGTATACAGATTAGACGGGCCGTTATTCTTTGGTTCAGCAGTAAGTTTCAAGGAGATATTTACTCCAAAGGAAGATCCAAAGGAAGTATATATTGATTTTGCTAATTCTCATATAAGTGATCATTCTGCCATTGAGGCAATAAATGCCATCACAGAAAAATATAGTGAGTTAGGAAAAAAAATTCATCTAAAACATCTCAGTCCAGATTGTTTAGTATTATTAAAAAATGCAGAGGAAATCATAGAGGTAAATGTATTGGAAGACCCTCAATATCATGTTGCAGATGATAGCTTAGCATAA
- a CDS encoding low specificity L-threonine aldolase has product MKKSFASDNYSGVHPNIMKSLIDANSGHQSPYGGDEYTTKAKQKFNEVFGPVETLFVYNGTASNVFALDIMKEIGSAVICPETAHIFTDETGSTAKVTGMQMLTVPTTNGKLDIEKAKKYLLFKDTFHRPSPSIISISQATENGTIYTLDEIREISDFAKKHGMYLHMDGARISNAAVALECSLEEMTRGCGVDILSFGGTKNGIMFGEALVIFNEKLKDKVKEFEYLRKQNLQLHSKMRYISAQYLTLLEGNLWHENAKAGNEMAKYLETELLKIDISITNEVRGNTVFAILPEKIIEPLQEFCYFYVWDPNTSEVRFVMSFDILKEDIDLFIEKIKELVSK; this is encoded by the coding sequence ATGAAAAAAAGTTTTGCAAGTGACAACTACAGCGGAGTACATCCTAATATTATGAAAAGCTTAATCGATGCCAACAGTGGTCATCAATCTCCATATGGAGGAGATGAATACACCACAAAAGCCAAGCAAAAGTTCAATGAAGTATTTGGCCCGGTAGAAACCTTATTCGTATACAACGGAACTGCATCAAATGTTTTTGCTCTGGATATAATGAAGGAGATAGGCAGCGCTGTTATCTGTCCTGAAACTGCTCATATATTTACAGACGAGACCGGCTCTACAGCTAAAGTGACCGGGATGCAGATGTTAACCGTCCCTACTACAAACGGAAAATTAGACATAGAAAAAGCTAAAAAATACCTATTGTTTAAAGATACTTTTCATAGACCCAGCCCGTCTATCATCTCCATCAGCCAGGCCACAGAAAATGGAACTATCTATACTTTAGACGAGATCAGAGAGATTTCTGATTTTGCTAAAAAACATGGAATGTATCTTCACATGGATGGTGCCAGAATTTCCAATGCCGCAGTGGCTTTAGAATGTTCATTGGAGGAGATGACAAGGGGATGCGGAGTAGATATTCTTTCCTTTGGAGGCACTAAAAACGGTATTATGTTTGGCGAAGCTTTGGTTATCTTTAATGAAAAACTAAAAGACAAAGTAAAAGAATTTGAATACCTCAGAAAGCAAAATTTACAGCTTCATTCAAAGATGAGATATATCTCGGCTCAATACCTAACCCTTTTAGAGGGTAATCTTTGGCATGAAAATGCCAAAGCTGGAAATGAGATGGCAAAGTATCTAGAAACTGAACTCCTAAAAATTGATATTTCTATAACCAACGAGGTCAGAGGAAATACTGTTTTTGCAATTTTACCTGAAAAAATTATAGAACCATTACAGGAATTTTGTTATTTCTATGTCTGGGATCCCAATACTTCAGAGGTCAGATTCGTTATGTCCTTTGATATTCTAAAGGAAGACATAGACCTTTTCATAGAAAAAATAAAAGAATTAGTAAGTAAATAA